The Candidatus Methylacidiphilales bacterium region TTTCCGCGTTTCTTCCGGCGGGTCGCGGTCGATTTTGTCCAAGGCCTGGTAAAATTCGTACGTCTTTTCCTCCGGCACGCCGTTTTGTTCCAGGAACGAACGCCAGAATTCGCGGTCGCTCACGCGGATGACATAATCCTTCCGGCTCAATCCCAAAGCCCGCAGGGAATGATCGAGCAAGGCCAGCAGCTCGGCCTCGGCTGCGAGCGATTCCTCGCCCATGATATCGCAGTTCCACTGGAAATGTTCGCGCAGCCTTCCGCGCTGGGCGCGTTCGTAACGAAACACCTGGGGAATGGCAAACCACTTCAACGGCTTTTTGTAATCGCGGTGCTTCGCTCCCGCAAGCCGGGCCAGCGTGGGTGTGATCTCAGGGCGCAACGCCACTTCCCGCCCGCCCTTGTCCACAAAATGATACAACTGGGCGACAATTTCATCCCCTGACTTTTTTTTGTAGAGATCGAGCGGCTCCAGAGGAGGGCCGTCGTATTGGGAAAAACCAAACGCGCGCGCGCTGTCTTTCCATGCCTGGAAAATGCGCTCCCGCAAACGGCAGTCTTCCGGGTAAAAATCACGAAAACCGGATAAGCTCTGAAACGACATGGAGATAAAGGGCCGAAGTTGCCCCGCCTGAATCAGGCAGCCTTGCCGCTGCCGTCTGTGATTAGCTTTTGCGAAAGCTGGGCCACTTTGGCCTTCATTTCCTTGCCCGGCTTGAATTTGACGACCGCACGGGGCGGAATGGGCACATCGCTCTGGGGTTTATTGGGATTCCGGCCGACGCGGGCCTTGCGGAGTTTGATCTCAAACACGCCGAAGTTCCTCAGCTCCACGGTCTTACCGAGGGCGAGGCTTTCGGTCAGATAGTCCAATGTCTTCTGAATGACGTTCAGGACATCCTGCTGGACCATTCCGGTCTCATTGCTGATCCGGATCACTAAATCCCGTTTGGTTAAATTTGCCATGATGTTTCTGTGGTTGAATCACTTAGGAACAAATGGAACGGGAAGCAAGCAATTATTTTGCCTAAATTAGCCCGGATGCCTCACGCGCTTCTGAAAACCTGCAGAGTGTCTTGCCGAAAGGCCAAGCGGAAATAGGGATGCACCCACATCCGGGCTGGAGATTCGGATCGGAATCCATGACTGGCATTAGACATGGCCAATCACTTGATAACGGCCCTTCCCGTTATTTCCCCAAAAGTTTTAAAGTGTTCCTTGGCAATTTTCCTCAGCCCGGCTTCGCCATGTTGCGCGAAAATTTCCCGGCCCTGGGCTTTGACCGCATCGCCCGCGCCCTTCAATAACTCGCGTTCCAGTGGTTCTCCCAATTTTTCCAACCCTTTCAAAAATGCCGACCGAGCCAGGATGGAAGCGGCCGCAACCGCGATGTCAGCCTCCGCCTTGGTTCTTTGTTCCAGCCGGATCGATATTTTTTTCCGGTTCAACTGGTTTTGCAGCACCTGCGGGTAGGCAAACTGGTCGGACAACGCACGCGGGCAGCCGGGCACTTTCGCCGCCAGATTTTCAATCACCTTGGCATGTCCCCAGGCCAGCATCTGGTTCAGGTTGCGAAATTTGCCGTAGAGCTCGTTGTATTTTTCCGGAAAAATCGCCACCACCTCGCAATTTTTTCCGACGATCTTTCGAATCTGGTCCGCCAAATCATGGGCGCGTTTGGCGCTTGTAATCCGCTTGCTGTCCTTGATGCCCGCATCCAATAATTGCCTGGCGCTGATTTTTCCAACATAGGCGCCCGCAATGACGAGGGGGCCAAAAAAATCGCCCTTGCCTGCCTCATCAATTCCGAAATGAGGCTCAAACATTTCCGGGTTTAATTCTTCCTCATACCCGAGCCGAGCCTCTTCCAGCACGAACGGTTCCAGATAAAATTCAATGAATTCCTTCGCACCCTTGCCCTGCAGCACCAGTTTGCCGCTCTCATAATACTGGATGCTGCACTTGGCCTTGGCCGCGCGAAAGTGGCCGTAGGGCAGCGCCTCAAATTCAAAACTTTGCTCCTGCAGCAGGGCCTTGAGCTTCTTGCCTTGCGCCGGGCTGATGCTGTACGTAAAGCTCGCCG contains the following coding sequences:
- a CDS encoding integration host factor subunit beta, whose translation is MANLTKRDLVIRISNETGMVQQDVLNVIQKTLDYLTESLALGKTVELRNFGVFEIKLRKARVGRNPNKPQSDVPIPPRAVVKFKPGKEMKAKVAQLSQKLITDGSGKAA
- the rnhC gene encoding ribonuclease HIII, which gives rise to MDPASFTYSISPAQGKKLKALLQEQSFEFEALPYGHFRAAKAKCSIQYYESGKLVLQGKGAKEFIEFYLEPFVLEEARLGYEEELNPEMFEPHFGIDEAGKGDFFGPLVIAGAYVGKISARQLLDAGIKDSKRITSAKRAHDLADQIRKIVGKNCEVVAIFPEKYNELYGKFRNLNQMLAWGHAKVIENLAAKVPGCPRALSDQFAYPQVLQNQLNRKKISIRLEQRTKAEADIAVAAASILARSAFLKGLEKLGEPLERELLKGAGDAVKAQGREIFAQHGEAGLRKIAKEHFKTFGEITGRAVIK